A window of the Eubacterium sp. 1001713B170207_170306_E7 genome harbors these coding sequences:
- a CDS encoding DUF881 domain-containing protein, whose product MNEKTMNWILVSVFLVVGIGMALIVKEIGSKDIPAQRTFVNAKTLYNQELEEDNLKVKNEELSKKLEAEQKRLETYEEAQRAIADDGSVVDTVGQYLDSELENYQMADGSVAIQGPGIVITLEDSEKAIEPGENPNKYLVHNSDVLAVINELKAAGAEGIQLNKMRVTSSSNIDCGGAVINVDDEISSPPFVIEAIGDPESMYIYLNSDESVIQLLKYWEIKVNIEKSEYLRLNKSNKK is encoded by the coding sequence ATGAATGAAAAAACCATGAACTGGATACTGGTTTCGGTCTTTCTGGTGGTTGGCATCGGAATGGCCCTGATCGTGAAGGAGATTGGTTCCAAGGATATCCCGGCGCAGCGTACCTTTGTCAACGCGAAGACCTTATACAACCAGGAGCTTGAGGAGGATAACCTCAAGGTGAAAAATGAAGAGCTCAGCAAAAAACTGGAGGCTGAGCAGAAACGGCTCGAAACCTACGAGGAGGCCCAGAGGGCCATCGCGGATGACGGGTCTGTGGTCGACACTGTCGGCCAGTATCTGGACTCAGAGCTCGAAAACTATCAAATGGCAGACGGCTCTGTCGCCATTCAGGGGCCCGGTATTGTCATCACGCTGGAAGACAGCGAGAAGGCCATCGAGCCCGGTGAGAACCCCAATAAATACCTGGTGCACAACTCAGATGTGCTGGCCGTCATCAACGAACTGAAGGCCGCCGGTGCAGAGGGGATCCAGCTCAATAAAATGCGCGTCACCAGCAGCAGCAACATCGACTGCGGCGGTGCGGTTATCAATGTGGATGATGAGATATCCTCTCCGCCATTTGTGATTGAGGCCATTGGAGACCCGGAATCCATGTATATTTACTTAAATTCTGATGAAAGTGTTATTCAACTGTTGAAATATTGGGAAATAAAGGTTAATATAGAAAAGTCAGAATATTTACGACTCAACAAAAGTAACAAAAAGTAA
- the ftsZ gene encoding cell division protein FtsZ — protein sequence MIELDGYNDNFARIRVIGVGGGGNNAVNRMIESGLKGVDFISINTDNQALALTLAEKRLQIGEKTTGGLGAGGNPEMGQKSAEESRDAIADLIQETDLLFITAGMGGGTGSGAAPIIAKIAREMGILTIGVVTKPFSFEGRVRMRNAQIASDFLQDNVDALVTIPNDRLLRMADKTTSLRDAFKLADDVLLQGVKSISDLISMPGLVSLDFADVKTIMKDAGLAHMGVGRASGENRAEEAAKEAILSPLLETEIDGATGVLLNITAGEDLSLFEVDRAATIAREASDEDANVIFGATIDESFGDEIQITVIATGFLPAEEVEAKKAAILNSANATAANTAPKTETKTTSGAGEFAIPGFLSNED from the coding sequence GTGATTGAATTAGATGGCTACAATGATAATTTTGCGAGAATTCGTGTAATTGGTGTTGGCGGCGGCGGGAACAATGCCGTTAACCGCATGATCGAATCAGGTCTGAAGGGTGTTGACTTCATATCCATCAATACCGATAATCAGGCATTAGCCCTGACCCTGGCTGAAAAACGCCTTCAGATTGGTGAAAAGACCACTGGCGGTCTTGGTGCGGGCGGTAACCCTGAAATGGGACAGAAGTCTGCGGAAGAAAGCCGTGATGCCATTGCAGATTTAATTCAGGAAACCGATCTGTTGTTTATCACTGCTGGTATGGGCGGCGGAACCGGTTCCGGTGCTGCGCCGATCATTGCAAAAATTGCCCGTGAAATGGGTATCCTGACCATTGGTGTTGTCACCAAACCATTTTCCTTTGAAGGCCGGGTACGTATGCGCAACGCTCAGATTGCCAGTGATTTCCTTCAGGACAATGTCGATGCGCTGGTAACCATTCCAAATGACCGCTTATTAAGAATGGCCGATAAGACCACTTCCTTAAGAGATGCCTTCAAGCTGGCTGATGATGTATTATTACAGGGTGTCAAGAGTATTTCGGACCTGATCTCTATGCCGGGTCTTGTAAGCCTTGACTTTGCCGACGTTAAGACCATCATGAAGGATGCCGGTCTGGCTCACATGGGTGTTGGCCGCGCTTCCGGTGAAAACCGTGCCGAAGAAGCGGCAAAAGAAGCCATCTTAAGCCCGTTGCTGGAAACCGAAATCGACGGCGCAACCGGCGTGCTCTTAAACATTACCGCAGGCGAAGACCTGTCACTCTTTGAAGTCGACAGAGCCGCTACCATTGCGAGAGAAGCCTCCGACGAGGACGCCAACGTAATCTTTGGTGCGACCATCGATGAAAGCTTTGGCGATGAAATTCAGATTACCGTTATCGCTACCGGATTTTTACCGGCAGAAGAAGTGGAAGCTAAAAAAGCTGCAATCCTGAACAGTGCCAATGCCACAGCTGCAAATACAGCCCCTAAGACTGAAACCAAAACCACCAGCGGCGCAGGTGAATTTGCGATTCCTGGTTTTTTAAGCAACGAAGACTAA
- the nrdR gene encoding transcriptional regulator NrdR: MKCPFCDYDESKVVDSRPVEEGTMIRRRRECIRCSKRFTTYERIENIPLIVVKKGGQRVPFDKNKILNGMIKACEKRPVPIDNIQRVVDLMEKELYQVEDKEVESSYIGERVMDALKDIDQVAYVRFASVYREFKDVESFMDELNRLMSER, translated from the coding sequence ATGAAGTGTCCCTTTTGTGATTATGACGAAAGCAAAGTAGTTGATTCACGACCTGTTGAAGAAGGCACTATGATTCGTAGAAGGAGGGAATGTATCCGGTGTTCCAAAAGGTTTACGACCTATGAGCGCATTGAAAACATTCCCTTGATCGTTGTTAAAAAAGGCGGGCAGCGCGTCCCCTTTGATAAAAATAAAATTTTGAACGGGATGATCAAAGCCTGTGAAAAACGTCCGGTACCCATCGACAACATTCAGCGTGTGGTCGATTTAATGGAGAAGGAGCTTTATCAGGTTGAAGATAAAGAGGTGGAATCATCCTATATTGGAGAGCGTGTCATGGACGCGCTTAAGGATATCGATCAGGTGGCCTACGTTCGTTTTGCATCAGTTTATCGTGAGTTTAAGGATGTTGAATCCTTTATGGATGAACTGAACCGCCTTATGTCGGAACGCTGA
- a CDS encoding NUDIX hydrolase, protein MKFFEKTIASKEIYHGRILNLKVDEVELPDGGTSFRELVDHKQGVGILPVRGNRIIFVRQFRKAIEKVILEIPAGLVEAGEDPKKAAVRELQEEIGLKPLDLHFLGEMWPSPGFTNEVTTLFMASQFVIEPRKQDDDEFIEIVEMPIRTVQMLYLKGKFSDAKTACVLGRFFSLM, encoded by the coding sequence ATGAAATTTTTTGAAAAAACCATTGCGTCCAAGGAAATTTATCATGGCCGCATCTTAAATTTAAAGGTCGACGAAGTCGAGCTTCCGGATGGAGGGACCTCTTTCCGGGAACTGGTAGACCACAAGCAGGGGGTCGGTATTCTGCCTGTCAGAGGCAACCGGATAATATTCGTGCGCCAGTTTAGAAAGGCCATCGAAAAAGTTATCCTGGAAATACCGGCAGGTCTGGTTGAAGCGGGTGAAGATCCCAAAAAGGCAGCGGTACGGGAGCTGCAGGAAGAAATTGGCCTGAAGCCCCTGGATTTGCACTTTTTAGGAGAAATGTGGCCCTCACCGGGATTTACCAATGAAGTGACCACTTTATTTATGGCGTCTCAATTTGTAATTGAGCCGAGAAAACAGGATGATGATGAATTCATCGAAATTGTCGAAATGCCTATACGGACAGTTCAGATGCTTTACCTCAAAGGTAAATTTTCAGACGCAAAGACTGCCTGTGTTTTAGGTCGCTTTTTTTCTCTTATGTAA
- the lysA gene encoding diaminopimelate decarboxylase translates to MTENFIFSGHDTVALAKQYGTPLYVMSEDILRANINRIKAAFESANADYDVNYAGKTFLNMGMCRIVASEGISLDVASGGELYTAVKSGFNPARICFHGSNKNQAELEMALGYKVGRIVIDSEWELERLRLLTDELEQSVKVLFRVSPGIEAHTHELIQTGKIDSKFGLPLSQAREIIGRTKDMSYVEAVGIHCHIGSQIADEKPFLLASEVMLDLYKALLSDGLNLTEINLGGGFGIPYLPDDPSFDVTNYIPKMVDHMREMSAQREVPMPKIVVEPGRSLAAPAGITLYTVGTVKEIPGLKKYVSVDGGMADNPRPALYGADYNAVICNKPQDEALMEVVTVSGKACETDTLIKSIKLASPQPGDTLAVLHTGAYNYSMASNYNRLRRPAVVLLKGDRSEILVERESFEDLVRNDRIPSWLED, encoded by the coding sequence ATGACAGAAAATTTTATCTTTTCCGGTCATGACACGGTGGCGCTGGCAAAGCAGTATGGCACACCGCTTTATGTGATGAGCGAAGATATTTTAAGAGCCAACATCAACCGCATTAAGGCGGCCTTTGAATCGGCCAATGCGGACTATGATGTGAACTATGCCGGTAAAACCTTTTTAAACATGGGAATGTGCCGGATTGTGGCAAGTGAGGGCATCTCTCTGGATGTGGCCTCAGGCGGGGAACTCTATACCGCTGTAAAAAGTGGTTTCAATCCTGCCCGGATCTGCTTTCACGGCAGCAACAAGAATCAGGCGGAGCTGGAGATGGCCCTTGGCTATAAGGTAGGCCGCATCGTGATCGACAGCGAATGGGAGCTGGAACGGCTGCGCCTTCTGACAGACGAGCTGGAACAGTCGGTCAAGGTGCTGTTTCGGGTATCACCAGGCATCGAGGCCCATACCCACGAGCTCATACAGACAGGAAAGATTGATTCCAAGTTTGGCCTGCCGCTGAGCCAGGCCCGTGAAATTATCGGCCGCACAAAGGACATGAGCTATGTGGAGGCTGTGGGGATCCACTGCCATATTGGCTCCCAGATTGCCGATGAAAAGCCTTTTTTACTGGCGTCAGAGGTTATGCTCGATCTTTATAAGGCATTGCTTTCTGATGGGCTGAATCTGACAGAGATCAACCTGGGCGGGGGTTTTGGCATCCCTTACCTGCCCGACGATCCCAGCTTTGACGTCACCAATTATATTCCTAAAATGGTGGATCATATGCGTGAGATGTCTGCACAGCGGGAGGTTCCCATGCCTAAAATTGTCGTGGAGCCTGGCCGTTCTCTTGCGGCGCCGGCAGGTATTACACTGTATACGGTCGGCACCGTCAAAGAGATTCCAGGTCTGAAAAAGTACGTGAGCGTGGATGGGGGCATGGCAGATAATCCGCGCCCGGCCCTTTATGGGGCAGACTACAATGCTGTAATCTGTAATAAGCCACAGGACGAAGCGTTGATGGAGGTGGTAACCGTCAGCGGCAAGGCCTGTGAGACCGATACCCTCATCAAGTCCATTAAGCTGGCGTCACCTCAGCCGGGTGATACGCTGGCAGTGCTTCATACCGGAGCTTATAATTATTCAATGGCCAGCAATTATAACCGTCTCAGAAGACCGGCTGTTGTCCTCTTAAAAGGGGACCGGTCCGAAATTCTGGTTGAACGTGAAAGCTTTGAAGACCTGGTCCGAAATGACCGGATTCCTTCCTGGTTAGAGGACTGA
- a CDS encoding site-2 protease family protein encodes MFSASYFINLLLSLPGILVAISFHEMAHGYAADAMGDPTPKLAGRLTVNPLKHIDPIGFISMLLFRFGWAKPVPVNPNNFKSHRKGIIVVSLAGCFTNLLLGFISLIAIYAVSPFANVYLLQILQYMYLYNLMFAVFNLIPIPPLDGSQILAEFLPYNAKQKFYQFSRYGMIILLLLVVFNVFGLIITPIINGIDGLFRMILNPLFLMLWS; translated from the coding sequence ATGTTTAGCGCGAGTTATTTTATCAACCTGCTGCTGAGCCTGCCGGGGATTCTGGTGGCCATTTCTTTCCATGAAATGGCCCACGGCTACGCGGCAGATGCAATGGGTGACCCGACCCCCAAGCTGGCAGGCCGCCTGACCGTCAACCCGCTTAAGCACATTGACCCCATTGGCTTTATCAGCATGCTGCTTTTCCGGTTTGGCTGGGCCAAGCCCGTGCCGGTCAACCCGAATAATTTTAAGAGCCACCGGAAGGGGATTATTGTTGTCAGCCTGGCGGGCTGCTTCACCAATCTTTTACTGGGATTTATTTCGCTCATTGCGATCTATGCGGTTTCGCCCTTTGCCAATGTGTACCTGCTCCAGATTCTGCAGTATATGTACCTGTACAACTTGATGTTCGCGGTCTTTAACCTCATTCCCATACCGCCCCTTGATGGCTCTCAGATTCTGGCCGAATTTCTGCCCTATAACGCGAAACAGAAATTCTACCAGTTCTCACGCTATGGGATGATTATCCTGCTGCTGCTGGTTGTGTTCAATGTATTCGGCCTGATTATCACCCCCATCATCAATGGGATCGATGGGTTGTTCAGAATGATACTAAACCCACTTTTTTTAATGCTTTGGTCATAA
- a CDS encoding segregation/condensation protein A, whose protein sequence is MNSYEVSLEKFEGPLDLLIHLIQKNKIDIYDIPIAEITNQYLAHIEKWRELDMEVASEFVVMASKLLEIKSRMLLPRAKDEEEDEEDLKEKLVRQLIEYKIFKNISTYLEERECTELHAVYKDPEYIPVMNQDAEVEINPEDIFKAYSNIFSLYNDEIEFKDFSQEIVREVFTVEEKIEYIEGQFELNRSGELHFSELFRKKVSRGEVVVTFLALLEMYKINNIRLFQNRVFQEIIIRQRTEE, encoded by the coding sequence ATGAATAGTTATGAAGTCAGCTTAGAGAAATTTGAAGGTCCTCTGGACCTTCTCATTCATTTAATTCAAAAAAACAAAATTGATATTTACGATATTCCCATCGCGGAGATCACCAACCAGTATCTGGCCCATATCGAGAAGTGGCGTGAGCTCGATATGGAGGTTGCCAGTGAGTTTGTGGTCATGGCCTCCAAGCTTTTGGAAATCAAGTCCAGAATGCTTCTGCCAAGAGCAAAGGATGAGGAAGAGGACGAGGAAGACCTGAAAGAAAAACTGGTGCGCCAGCTCATTGAGTACAAAATCTTTAAAAATATCAGCACCTATCTGGAAGAACGTGAGTGCACCGAGCTTCACGCGGTCTACAAGGACCCGGAATACATACCGGTTATGAACCAGGACGCGGAGGTTGAGATCAACCCTGAGGATATTTTTAAGGCATACTCCAATATATTTTCCCTATACAACGATGAGATTGAGTTCAAGGACTTTTCTCAGGAGATTGTAAGGGAAGTTTTTACTGTGGAGGAAAAAATAGAATACATCGAGGGCCAGTTTGAGCTCAATCGTTCCGGCGAGCTTCATTTTTCAGAGCTGTTCAGAAAAAAAGTGAGCCGGGGTGAGGTTGTGGTCACCTTTCTGGCGCTTTTGGAAATGTATAAAATTAACAACATACGGCTTTTTCAGAACCGTGTATTTCAGGAAATTATCATCAGACAGAGGACAGAGGAATAA
- the scpB gene encoding SMC-Scp complex subunit ScpB: MQELSKSNKKRLKGIIEGILFAAGEPVALRELEKAMELDGNTIQELMSELEKDYGGVERGLRLVQVNKTWQLSTKPEHYDFIKQVLGQQEASGLSKAALETLSIIAYRQPITRIDIDNLRGVSSNSSVQRLLDRGLIKEAGRMEAPGRPILYKTTPAFLKTVQLKRIEDLPDFKQFAEGEQQKFEIAASTAENMEINTVEEMN, translated from the coding sequence ATGCAGGAACTTTCAAAAAGCAATAAAAAGCGTTTAAAGGGAATCATCGAGGGCATTCTGTTTGCCGCCGGCGAGCCCGTCGCGCTGCGTGAGCTTGAAAAGGCGATGGAGCTGGATGGGAACACCATTCAGGAGCTTATGTCAGAGCTGGAAAAGGACTACGGCGGCGTGGAAAGGGGCCTGCGTCTGGTACAGGTGAACAAAACCTGGCAGCTGTCCACAAAGCCCGAGCATTACGATTTTATTAAGCAGGTGCTGGGGCAGCAGGAGGCTTCAGGCCTGTCCAAGGCGGCTCTGGAGACCCTTTCCATTATCGCCTACCGCCAGCCGATCACCCGTATTGACATTGACAACCTGAGAGGGGTCAGCTCCAACAGCTCGGTTCAGCGTCTCCTTGACCGGGGACTGATCAAGGAGGCGGGCCGGATGGAGGCGCCGGGCCGCCCGATTCTCTATAAAACAACACCCGCCTTCTTAAAGACCGTCCAATTGAAGCGTATCGAGGATTTGCCGGACTTTAAACAGTTTGCCGAGGGTGAACAGCAGAAATTTGAGATCGCCGCTTCTACGGCAGAAAATATGGAAATTAACACAGTTGAGGAAATGAATTGA
- a CDS encoding pseudouridine synthase, translating to MRLQKYMAQCGVASRRKSEELIAAGRVCVNGETVLTPGFQVNPGVDTVTVNGKAIAEDQKIYVLLNKPKGVVSTSADRHADQTVMDLLPVRERLFTVGRLDKDTEGLLILTNDGDLTFRLTHPSHEFDKVYEGLVKGIPAADELRRFAEGVEIEEDDHTLHTTAPASVQVLKTYRSTALLQMTIHEGRKRQIRKMCAAIHHPVIHLKRVAIGSITLKGLKAGEWRYLTEEEIRYLRGEKDD from the coding sequence TTGAGATTACAGAAATATATGGCCCAGTGCGGCGTTGCCTCAAGGCGTAAATCAGAGGAGCTCATTGCCGCCGGCAGAGTGTGTGTCAACGGTGAGACCGTGCTGACCCCTGGTTTTCAGGTAAACCCAGGCGTTGATACGGTTACGGTAAACGGCAAAGCCATTGCCGAGGATCAGAAAATTTATGTGCTGCTGAATAAGCCCAAGGGCGTGGTATCCACCTCGGCAGACCGCCATGCGGATCAGACCGTCATGGACCTGCTGCCTGTCAGGGAGCGGCTGTTTACGGTGGGACGGCTGGATAAGGATACGGAGGGCCTGCTGATTTTAACCAATGATGGCGACCTGACCTTCCGTCTGACCCATCCCAGCCATGAGTTTGATAAGGTTTATGAGGGGCTTGTAAAGGGCATCCCCGCTGCGGATGAGCTGAGGCGTTTTGCCGAGGGGGTTGAGATCGAAGAAGACGACCACACCCTGCACACCACTGCGCCTGCCTCTGTGCAGGTTTTAAAGACCTACAGAAGCACAGCCCTGCTTCAAATGACCATTCACGAGGGAAGAAAACGGCAGATTCGCAAAATGTGCGCGGCCATTCACCATCCGGTCATTCACCTCAAGCGGGTCGCCATTGGCAGCATCACCTTAAAGGGATTGAAGGCTGGTGAATGGCGTTATCTTACAGAGGAAGAAATACGTTATCTGAGGGGAGAAAAAGATGATTAA
- a CDS encoding class I SAM-dependent methyltransferase, producing MSFLSHARGVPVPSINDFRRVTLLAGAMMAGHLREGDSAIDATAGTGADTCLLARSVGASGKVYAFDIQKEALEETEQRLSAEGLRDRVLLFHRGHEEMKCLPELRQDSKIMGIMFNLGYLPHGDKAVYTKTDTTLAALESSVTLLAPKGLLTLCLYRHPAGLDESRAAEKWCAQLGTGFNVHKLETINKNNPPYLIMVEKTK from the coding sequence ATGAGTTTTTTAAGCCATGCCCGGGGTGTGCCGGTGCCGTCGATTAATGATTTCAGGAGAGTGACCTTGCTGGCAGGGGCCATGATGGCCGGGCATTTACGGGAAGGGGATTCGGCCATCGACGCGACGGCCGGAACCGGCGCGGATACCTGTCTGCTGGCCCGGAGTGTCGGCGCATCTGGGAAGGTCTATGCCTTCGATATCCAGAAGGAAGCTCTGGAAGAAACAGAACAGCGCCTGTCGGCTGAGGGCTTAAGGGACCGTGTCCTGCTTTTTCACAGGGGCCATGAGGAAATGAAGTGTCTCCCGGAGCTCCGGCAGGATTCTAAAATTATGGGGATTATGTTTAATTTAGGGTATCTGCCTCATGGAGACAAAGCCGTATATACAAAGACAGATACCACACTGGCAGCCCTTGAAAGCAGTGTGACGCTGCTGGCGCCAAAGGGCCTGCTCACACTCTGCCTGTACCGGCACCCCGCGGGCCTTGACGAGAGCAGGGCAGCAGAAAAATGGTGCGCACAGCTGGGAACAGGCTTTAATGTACATAAGCTTGAAACAATCAACAAAAATAATCCGCCCTATCTAATTATGGTGGAAAAGACAAAATGA
- a CDS encoding MurR/RpiR family transcriptional regulator, with product MRQITEMNQSDTKHDSKPELRDIFAEIKERYKDLSKSHKKIAAFVMKNYEKAPDMSAIKVAQHVKVSEATVVRFALSLGYEGYPEFRKALKNEINSKLTTIERINMTLGDEEKEKLMQRSVAAVLKSDIKSINGTLEAFDYDALKECVDLIRGAGKVVIIGFRTTSLLTEHLGYYLNLILDDVRVINHGVTDVYEHLIKIGEGDVVIAMSFPRYAQKTYEAIQFLKNRGPRIITISDSEHAPINEFADYKLIAKSNVYSFVDSLVAPLSLINALVVAVGFKNIKETKQTFNELEEIWKEHYIYTGDEFVKDL from the coding sequence ATGAGGCAGATAACGGAAATGAACCAATCGGATACGAAACATGATAGCAAACCGGAACTAAGGGATATTTTTGCAGAGATTAAAGAGCGCTACAAGGACCTGAGCAAAAGCCATAAAAAAATTGCGGCCTTTGTGATGAAGAATTATGAGAAGGCTCCCGACATGTCTGCCATCAAGGTGGCGCAGCATGTAAAAGTCAGCGAAGCGACGGTGGTGCGCTTTGCGCTCTCTTTGGGCTATGAGGGTTACCCGGAGTTCAGAAAGGCGCTTAAAAATGAAATAAACAGCAAATTAACGACCATCGAGCGTATCAATATGACCCTGGGTGACGAAGAAAAAGAGAAGCTGATGCAGCGCTCTGTGGCCGCGGTGCTCAAAAGCGACATCAAGAGCATTAACGGCACCCTTGAAGCCTTTGACTATGATGCGCTCAAAGAGTGCGTGGACCTGATCCGCGGTGCGGGCAAGGTGGTCATTATCGGCTTTAGAACGACCAGTCTGCTCACCGAGCACCTGGGCTACTATCTGAACCTGATCTTAGATGATGTCCGGGTGATCAACCACGGTGTAACCGACGTGTATGAGCATTTGATCAAAATCGGCGAGGGCGACGTGGTCATTGCCATGAGCTTTCCGCGCTACGCCCAGAAAACCTATGAAGCGATACAATTTCTTAAGAACCGGGGGCCCAGGATCATCACCATATCGGACAGCGAGCACGCTCCCATCAATGAGTTTGCAGACTACAAGCTGATTGCGAAGAGCAATGTCTATTCCTTTGTGGATTCTCTGGTGGCGCCCTTAAGTCTGATTAACGCACTGGTCGTGGCAGTGGGCTTTAAAAATATCAAAGAGACAAAACAGACCTTTAACGAGCTCGAGGAAATCTGGAAAGAGCATTATATTTATACCGGCGACGAGTTCGTCAAGGATCTATAG
- a CDS encoding NAD(P)/FAD-dependent oxidoreductase, producing MKKTAIIGGGPAGMTAAIAALRSGQQVDLYDQNEKLGKKLYITGKGRCNLTNHCDISEFFDSIVTNKNFLYSALYTFTNDAFMEMMEENGCPLKVERGERVFPKSDKSSDIIKTFRKILEREGAQVYLNHRIAAIETGEDSDGKRVTGIRLENGRVENYDRIILATGGRSYLSTGSDGSGFKMARELGHRVTPLRPSLVGVNIQEAWVPELQGLSLRNVGLTMKKGKKKVRYEAGEMLFTHFGVSGPLVLTMSAFMKPPCEDYTLTIDLKPALSMEQMDARLQRDFEKYHNKHFINSLVDLLPSKMIPVMVKCSGIPEDKKVNQVTREERRHLAELFKGLTLHVTSLQDINTAIITSGGVDVREIDPSTMESKLVRGLYFAGEMIDVDALTGGFNIQIAASTGWLAGLSEEG from the coding sequence ATGAAAAAAACAGCCATTATCGGCGGCGGCCCCGCCGGGATGACCGCGGCCATTGCCGCACTGCGCTCAGGCCAGCAGGTGGATCTTTATGACCAGAATGAAAAACTGGGCAAAAAGCTTTACATTACCGGAAAGGGCCGGTGTAACCTGACCAACCACTGCGATATCAGCGAATTTTTTGACAGCATTGTCACCAATAAGAATTTTCTTTATTCAGCCCTTTACACCTTTACCAATGATGCGTTTATGGAAATGATGGAAGAAAACGGCTGTCCCCTCAAGGTTGAACGGGGAGAGCGGGTCTTTCCAAAAAGTGACAAGTCCAGCGACATTATCAAAACCTTCAGAAAAATTCTGGAGCGTGAGGGGGCGCAGGTTTATCTGAACCACCGCATCGCAGCCATTGAGACCGGAGAAGACAGCGACGGAAAAAGAGTTACCGGTATCCGGCTGGAAAATGGAAGGGTCGAAAATTATGACCGGATCATTCTGGCCACTGGCGGAAGAAGCTATCTCTCAACCGGCTCGGATGGTTCGGGCTTTAAAATGGCCAGAGAGCTTGGCCACCGGGTGACTCCCCTGAGGCCGTCGCTGGTGGGCGTCAATATTCAGGAGGCCTGGGTGCCGGAGCTGCAGGGCCTTTCACTGCGCAATGTGGGCCTGACCATGAAAAAGGGTAAAAAGAAGGTCCGGTATGAGGCAGGTGAGATGCTCTTTACGCATTTTGGTGTCTCCGGTCCGCTGGTACTTACCATGAGCGCCTTTATGAAGCCGCCCTGTGAGGATTATACCCTGACCATTGATCTGAAGCCTGCTCTCAGCATGGAACAGATGGATGCCCGGCTGCAGCGTGACTTTGAAAAATATCATAACAAGCATTTTATTAACAGCTTAGTGGATTTATTACCTTCAAAAATGATTCCGGTTATGGTAAAATGTTCAGGTATTCCAGAGGATAAAAAGGTCAACCAGGTCACGCGGGAGGAACGCAGACACCTGGCGGAGCTTTTTAAGGGGCTGACCCTTCACGTGACATCCCTTCAGGATATCAATACCGCCATCATCACTTCGGGTGGTGTGGATGTCCGGGAGATCGACCCCAGTACAATGGAATCAAAACTTGTCCGTGGGCTTTATTTTGCCGGCGAAATGATCGACGTCGACGCCCTCACAGGCGGGTTTAACATACAGATTGCCGCCAGCACCGGGTGGCTGGCAGGTTTATCGGAAGAAGGTTAA
- the cmk gene encoding (d)CMP kinase yields the protein MQIAIDGPAGAGKSTIAKIIAKELGILYLDTGAMYRAITYGVWKNKMDFSDQKAIADFTRRNTIDFKGEDVYLSGERVTEEIRLPIVSRHTSDVACIGEVRRLLVEQQQSIAGSHSVIMDGRDIGSVVLPEADYKFYLDASIDERARRRAIEQQARGIEQDFDSIRESIAVRDYNDSHRDEGPLVCTEDAVVVDTTGKSIDEVCQVILENIRGGMAHVL from the coding sequence ATGCAGATTGCAATTGACGGCCCTGCCGGGGCAGGAAAAAGTACCATTGCGAAAATAATTGCAAAGGAATTGGGTATTCTTTATTTAGATACCGGCGCGATGTACCGGGCCATTACCTACGGTGTCTGGAAAAACAAAATGGATTTTTCGGATCAGAAGGCCATCGCGGATTTTACCAGAAGGAACACCATTGATTTTAAGGGCGAGGATGTTTATTTAAGCGGCGAAAGGGTAACAGAAGAGATTCGACTGCCCATTGTCAGCAGGCATACCTCGGATGTGGCCTGTATCGGCGAGGTCCGCAGACTGCTGGTCGAACAGCAGCAGAGCATCGCAGGCAGTCATTCGGTGATCATGGACGGCAGAGATATCGGGTCGGTGGTGCTCCCGGAGGCAGACTATAAGTTTTATCTGGATGCCAGCATTGACGAGCGCGCCAGACGGCGGGCCATCGAGCAGCAGGCCAGGGGAATCGAACAGGATTTTGACAGTATCCGCGAAAGCATTGCGGTGCGGGACTATAACGACAGCCACCGCGACGAGGGGCCATTAGTCTGTACCGAGGACGCTGTTGTGGTCGACACCACCGGCAAAAGCATTGACGAGGTCTGTCAGGTAATCCTAGAAAATATCCGGGGAGGAATGGCCCATGTTTTATAG